TGTGGAAGCAGATCACTGCCTCCCCTTGtttgaaatctctttctctctccctccggAGCCACTCACAGACCGGATCTGGCGCGCCTTCCAATTTTAATGTGGGagcaagtatatatatataggaaaccCCTCCTGCTTCGCCTTCTACCTTTGTTGAGTTTCCTTCTACTTCGTCGATCGAGAGATTGAGAgtgcgcgagagagagagatgtcgaCGGGAGGAGATGCATTGCTGAAGGAGGAGTTGGACATCGTGATACCAACGATCAGGAACCTTGATTTCCTGGAGATGTGGAGACCATTCCTGCAGCCATACCACCTCATCATCGTCCAGGACGGTGACCCGTCGAAGGTGATCAAAGTCCCCGACGGCTTCGATTACGAGCTCTACAACCGCAACGACATCAACCGGCTCCTGGGCCCCCGTGCCTCCTGCATCTCCTTCAAGGACTCCGCCTGCCGCTGCTTCGGCTACATGGTCTCCAAGAAGAAGTACATTTTCACCATCGACGACGACTGCTTCGTGAGAATCCCTCTATCTCTTCCCTCTCTCCACTTCTTGCTCCTCTTCCTTTATTGGAATGTTGTCTTTGGTGTCCTTGTAATTGGTTTTGGCGAATTCGAGGTGGATTTTTGGTAGGACGGACTACGAATGTTCTTTTCGGTGGAAAGTTTGTGAATTCATCTGGATTGTTGGAATTTTTCATCCTTTCTTCCTGAATTTTGGGTACTTCAACTTCAGTGGctaacttctttctttttcttttttgttcttttgttagGAGGTTGTGAGCTTGTATATTGAGttagattttcttcttttttgttgcatattgATTCTCTTTAATTATTAATGGTCGTCTTGATGTATGTAAGGTAGTTTCTTCTTTGAAGTGGTGAGTTGACGATTGcttagtcttcttcttcttctccctttctaTACTTGTATGCTAATTTGTCAGGTGACTCAGGTCTTTGCTGAAATGTATGCATGGAAATTGTGTGgtttattattttctatttttaatttgttcattTCACTTTTCAGCGGGTACCCCCTTTTTCAGTGAAGAAGGAGGATGAGGCATGGCGACCTGCgagaattttgagtttttcttcGATTTTTTTAGTCTATCTGTTGTAAATGTTTCTGGTTTCTAGTATGTTCACCAGATCTGTTCACCGACCGACAATGTCGTCAGTGCCTGTTACTGTTTGGTTTCGTTTATTGTAAGAGCATTGGTTACCAAGCGACAatttgtttcagtttttttatttgcttctcTTTATTTTAAGCGTTAAGCAGCGTTTGTTTTCAGTCTCATGACTTTCTTTACTGTGGCCTAGATCACGAGATCCTAGTTTACGTTTTAACATTTTATCTTGCATGTGGGAGGAGGGTCCGTCGTGGACTCCAGTTTCTTccgttgttcttttttttttttccctcctttcgAAGTTCTTCCGTTTCCTTTTTGCCtgtatttctcattttttatggcTTTTTTTAGAAAACACACTTCCATTGGTTAGGTAGTAGAAGTCTGATGATTCAAATGCTTGATAAAAACAAGAGGTATATGTCACTGGAGTTGCtgctgaaattttgattttggagttttttATTTGGCAGTTCAATGTGCATACCTTTGTTATACTGCAGTGTGTGTAAATATGTTTTTAACTGCTGATGCTTGAATTGCTTGGCTATTGATGCTTCTATTTCAGCTGTACCTTTTTTTAGTGCATCTCTATGTCATATCTCTGCTGCTCTTGGCATACGAGAACTTTAGCATCTCTTTCTGCAAGTGTACGACTTTGACTTAAAGGTATTCTAGGTCCGAATAAACATGGGATGtagaaagaaactcaaaccatTCGACACATTCTGCTATAGCTGTTGATGAAGCAGACAATCTGACCCTCGTGAGTCCATGCTCTGCTTGTTTCAGGATGAATCCTGCTTGCACTCCGGTTTTGCCCTAGGTTGCCATGCCTCATGCTGATGTGAAGCTTGTGGTATCTCAACCCTGGCAAATTAGTACTTTGGGACAATTGTGGCTTTGAAAATGTTACTTTGAGTTCCCTTTACTGTTAGATTAACAAGAAAGTCCAATCTGATACAGGAAAACTGCTAATCAAATCATTGATCGTACTCTAAGAAACAGTCCAAGGGTGACCCTGTATTGGTGCTAAACTCATTGCTTATGTCAAGTAGTCAGCTCTAGTGCTCATCATGCTAAAATAAAGAGTACTTGAATCTTGCCGCTAGAACAAAGAATACTTGAAGCTTGGCAAGCCTTTCTATATGCCTCAACCTTTGCTAGTGAATTTCGTAGGTCTTATCTGTCTTGATATTAGAATGCAGGAAGAATTAAATTTATCCTTATCCAAGTGCTTAATTGAATAATGTGTCACAGCTCTGGGTTCAGATATGAATTGATTTACCAAGGTTCATTTGTTTATCTGGATGATCTTAACCATGTAGTATTTTATTGGTTTAGGTTGCTAAAGATCCCTCTGGTGAAAAGATCAATGCTTTGGCGCAGCACATAAAGAATCTTCTCAGCCCATCCACTCCCTTTTTCTTCAACACCCTGTATGACCCATACCGTGAAGGTGCTGATTTTGTTCGTGGCTACCCCTTCAGTCTTCGTGAAGGAGTGGCTACGGCAGTCTCCCATGGCCTCTGGCTCAACATTCCAGACTATGATGCACCTACCCAACTTGTCAAGCCACTTGAAAGAAATACCAGGTATTAAATTTCTCATGAAAGATTAGGATGTATAAAGTTGTAATCTTAGTTTCTTTAGTGGAAATCAGCAAGTCCAGTAACCTGAACAACTGGTCTGAGACTGGTGTGACATCCTCATTTACTGATAGTGTATCCTGTTGCTATTACTGGATTCTGCTCTGGTACCTCCTAATACAATTTACtgtaaaagaaaatcttgattCTGATTTGAGGCAAACTCACGAAAGCTGCTGAACTTGTACTTACCAGATTTGTAGATGCTGTATTGACAATCCCAAAGGGCACATTGTTCCCAATGTGCGGAATGAATCTGGCTTTCAACCGGGAGTTGATTGGTCCAGCCATGTACTTCGGCTTAATGGGTGATGGCCAACCAATTGGCCGTTACGATGATATGTGGGCAGGCTGGTGTGTGAAGGTTGGTTTCTTATTGCCAGTAGTGAGAATAGTTATTATCTGTAATTGATCCTATAGTAGCTGTAAGCTTATTACATCAATCTTGTCAGTGCACCTTTGGAAAGGCAACAGGACTGTATCAGCTGGATGTCAAAGGGAAATTTACCAAATTGACAACTGGTGCTACtttgagagggaaaaaaaatgtttttcttgaaaTGTCCTTCAaatttaaatgcattttcagTTCATATTTCCAATGCCTTACTGCCCTTGTTTCAGCTATTCCTGTGTAGATCACAACGTGTTCCGATGGTTTCTGAGAAGTTGTCTGAGAGATTCCCTTTTCTACTTAAGCCgaccttcttttctctttgagaTGACCTGCTGCGTTTTTTCACTTGAATTTTCGTGTGACTTTGTTccacaaaacttttttttgttagttatgTTTCAGCCTGTTAGTTTATCAAATGGTTTCTTAGTTTTATGCGGTATTGGAGAGTTGAAAAGTGGCTCAGAGGTTTCCAGTACTGTGAATAGGGTTGCTCAGGACTCGTTGTTGTTTCAATGATTTGTTAGTATTAGTGGGTTTTCACCAGATATCCAAATTGGATGCTTCTATTCATTACGAGAAACTGCTGACCTTGTCTTAAAACCTGCTTCAGGTTATTTGTGACCATCTGGGGCTTGGAGTGAAGACTGGATTGCCCTACATCTGGCATAGCAAAGCCAGCAACCCTTTTGTCAACTTGAAGAAAGAATACAAGGGCATCTTCTGGCAGGAAGAAATCATCCCCTTTTTCCAATCTGCCACCCTTCCAAAGGATTGCACCACTGTCCAGAAATGTTACATGGAACTCTCCAAGCAGGTGAAGGATAAGCTTGGGAAAGTAGATCCCTACTTCTCGAAGCTTGCAGAGGCCATGGTTACCTGGATTGAAGCTTGGGATGAGCTCAACCCATCAGCGCAGGCTGGGGTTGCTGCTGCCAATGGACCAGTTAAAGGAAAGTAAAATGACGTTGCACGTCTTAGTGAACTTCTTTAATTCAAGCTGTGTCTGGCTCCTATTTTGTCTAGATCTGTTGCTTACAGgctctgatttttttcttccaaggcTTTTATTTAAGCTTGGATTTACTTTTTGCAGATGAATTTATGAATGTAGTTATATTTTGTTATTCTCAATGGTATAATAAATATATGGTTTTGTTTTAAGAATACTTCACTCTTTGATTCTTGAACATTCTTTCGTTGTTCTTTAGTCCGCATAAAAAGTTCATATATTTGCTCTAGAAGCGATATAATTCATCTGTTaatagattggatttggattccaatatttaaccaaattttttaaaataaggcCGAAATAGAAAAACTGttaaacattcaattaagaaattagaataaatttgaatttaagaaatgatgtTCAACcagattttgttttaaataaatatctattTAGATAATAAGCATTAATACAATGACACAGAAAGGGCCCAGACCGGCTACATATCTGGCTTGAGCCCCTAATCTTCGCCTCATATCAAGATCCAAATGTAGGTAATGTGGTTCGAGGGGGAAGGTCAGTTGCAGGTCCAGATCTCAGCCAAGTTCAGATTCCTCTGCGTAGTCCTCCCGAGTAACAAAGGGATAGAGGTGTGCAGATAGCCCGTCATAGAAGggttttttgaaattctttcaaTTCAAATCAATATGCTAGATTCGTTCATGCATGATCATATTTATTCATCGTGTATTTGAACCATTATTTTTGGAGATCTGAATATTCAATCTGTATTTCTTTAATTCATTAGTTATATGCGATTAGTCTTTCATTAGTGACAACTGATAGTTactgaaattttttcttctccttttttacaTGCTTTTCTTTGCTAATTTTCACCATTCATTAGTGTAATTGTCCGAGGTTTAGGGCAACTTTTATGCCTTTGCATCAAAGCTGTATAAGAGCAAGGGATTCCTCCTCTCTTTTCATAATGGCAAACAACTGCCGGTAAGTAAGAGGAGCATTTCATCATACGGTGCAACAAAAGAGCTGAAACCCTCACCCTTTCCTCTATCCCCCGAGTATAAGTATGCTTTTGGCATCTTGGTAAAGTGTGTccactatgcttcaacttgtctCCCACTTTTACAACACAGGAAGTTAGTGTCTTGGGAAGGAATTTAAAACAGAGACTGATTGTCTATCAACTCCTTTTCCACCCATGGCGCCAACCCTCTCGGggatataacaaaataaaaaacacaaaacctaATTCCTGGGCTGAGCTCCCACACTGGCTTCCATCCTATGCACAGCTTAGTTGTTAAGCTGGCACGTCCTAATTCCTGTAACTGTGCTGCTCGTTTCACAGGTACAACCACACAAGTGTGCTCACCAGCGAGTGCCATGGTACACTGATGGAAGCAACCTAGAAGGGGACCTAGATGATGATGACGTCTGGTAGGAACATATTCCTGGTTTGGTTGACATGCGAACACCACGCTTATAGGAGTGCTCCAATTCTTGTGGGTGAAAATAGACTTACTAAAATTTGTGTCATGTTTGACACGAACTAGTTCTTTCATACGTTCTATACCGTGCAATCCGTGTTCAAGTGCACAAGATCCTAGAACATAAGGCAATTACCCTCATAGCCACATGACTGAGGCTTGGCACATCAGTGGTGAAAAGAGCTTCAACGGGTCTGAAAGAGGTAGGATCAAGATATAGTGTAGACAAAGGTAGAGATGCAATAgggtaatcaccccaaatttcccaaaaaaaaaaaaaaggaaagaaaacacttattttatatttacaaattcTGGTATAAGATCCAAAACCAGATCTAATATTGAGCCCTAGGTCCAAAAATTGGCCGCAGACCCAAAACTAGATCAAAAGCCGATCCTTATCTATAAAATATGGACCTCAAATGCAAAATCAGATCTAAAATTGAGcctcaaattcaaaatcttgaCATGAGATatcaaactagatccaaatccaagacctagatccaaatccaatcccaAGATCCAAATCTCAGACCAAGATTCAAAATCAGATCCCAAATCGAGCCTTAGAATTACAATCTTGGTCTTAGATCCAAAATTATATCCAAAATTGAGCCCTAGACATGCCAAAATCCTTGCCTCATGTACAAAACCAGTCCAAAATCAAACCCTGATTTGAGCCCCAGAtatgatttggatctgaatcagatccaaaatctaatatgCAGATTCAGACCCTCTCCCGAATCTAAAACCTTAATCTAGATACAAGattccaatccaaatccataatTCCATAAccaatccaatccaaattcaagtaCTTCTATGTTTGGATTTGATCCAAGTCCATGCTTCTATGtcaatctagatccaaattcaatattATGATCCAAATCCATAATTTCATATCGAATCcaatatttggatccaaatccatgcCTAGATCCGAAACATGGATACCTATGTAGATCCAAATCTATGTCCCAAATCGATATTCAAAACCTATACCTATTACTCAAAATACCTTGTTTAACATTTAAAATACCTAAAATACCATTCAATTTTCAATACCGAAAATACCCCTATTTCTACCCCAAAATTCTTTATTGTcgttttctttctcccttttaaaaatgattttttctcttctcaatgtttttttttttcttccttccctAGCCCGTTTGACGGGCAGGAAAAATCCTGTAGCAGCAgaaaaagaattcaaattttttaaaaaattctgatTTCATCAAACGCGGAGGTATTTTTGGAGCCGTTAAACCCgtttccggaaaaaaatttccggaaacatgtttccaccgcgaggggtggaaacatatttccgggtatatttttttgcccgttagggctcgCGTGTTCCTGCCGCTGCCTCTCGTGTCTTCCTCCTGCCGCTGCCTCATCGTTCTCAACCTGCTGCTGCTATCCCCTGGccgtctctctcgctctctcactctcttcggccttctctttgtttctctctctgtctcgctTTGGTGTTTCCATCGTCGCTGTTCTTGGCACCCACAAAAAGTTTGAAGGCAACATCGCTGTCGGACCTCCATATTCCCCCTGTTCACTGGATTGTTCTCGTCGCAGGCAGGTAACTTTGCTGCTACCGATTTTCTCTCTGCCCTATTATTTCCCCTTTTTAAGCTATTGGCCATCGGACAAGTTTTGGCTTCATTCTTTTCCCCTTGACAGTTTGCTTTGTTTTCCCCAAATCGACATGTTTCATTCTTTTCCCCCTGTTCGCTGTCTCGTTTTGGCATATGGATAGCATTGAAAATTGGTAATCAACAAGAAAATGATTTACTGTGGTGAGATTACAGTCATGGTGCCTACCATATGTGACCAACTTCCTGCTTCTTCAACGCTCTGCCTAACCTCTGTCTCTCGCTCCCTCTGTCTCCCTCCCTTTGTCTACAAGCAAACACGCGAGAGAAGGAAAATCGCGTGGCTTTCTCTGCAGGTGAgggaaattttgaattttttttccctgttcGTCTTTGATTTTCCCTGTTGTGAATAATCGGGATTCATTTCCCTTTCCAAGCAAAAACCATTACTTGCTTTCCCAAGGTTTCCTTGTAATTGCATACATCTGTTAGTTGCCTTGTAATTGCGATTTCTGTGTGTCTTTTTGCACAAAACGTCTGGAAGTACTTCTAATAGCTTAGTGCTC
Above is a window of Nymphaea colorata isolate Beijing-Zhang1983 chromosome 8, ASM883128v2, whole genome shotgun sequence DNA encoding:
- the LOC116258774 gene encoding probable UDP-arabinopyranose mutase 2, which encodes MSTGGDALLKEELDIVIPTIRNLDFLEMWRPFLQPYHLIIVQDGDPSKVIKVPDGFDYELYNRNDINRLLGPRASCISFKDSACRCFGYMVSKKKYIFTIDDDCFVAKDPSGEKINALAQHIKNLLSPSTPFFFNTLYDPYREGADFVRGYPFSLREGVATAVSHGLWLNIPDYDAPTQLVKPLERNTRFVDAVLTIPKGTLFPMCGMNLAFNRELIGPAMYFGLMGDGQPIGRYDDMWAGWCVKVICDHLGLGVKTGLPYIWHSKASNPFVNLKKEYKGIFWQEEIIPFFQSATLPKDCTTVQKCYMELSKQVKDKLGKVDPYFSKLAEAMVTWIEAWDELNPSAQAGVAAANGPVKGK